A genome region from Candidatus Manganitrophaceae bacterium includes the following:
- a CDS encoding iron-containing redox enzyme family protein codes for MNPETFIKELEQEILEHEAVHHPFLKRFATEKLTIAQVQTFGLQHYQLVKIFVNYMTNLLPRIPGEEAMKHFRTVFEDEFGQHTIFRSHPALYRSFLKALGLGDAAWGKIEHLPETVAYIEGHTSLTRDEDFLIGLGVVGPGHEFSIPTMFGYLISGFRNNTNLTEEQFEYFSCHMVQDIKHAVIFNEMIVRHVETKAAQDQLREGTLRSLSYRMNFWDGLERAVFG; via the coding sequence ATGAATCCGGAAACATTTATTAAAGAACTTGAGCAGGAAATCCTGGAACATGAGGCGGTTCATCACCCCTTTCTCAAGCGTTTTGCAACTGAGAAGTTAACCATTGCTCAGGTCCAGACATTCGGGCTTCAGCATTATCAACTCGTCAAAATCTTCGTCAACTACATGACAAATCTTCTCCCCAGGATACCAGGGGAGGAAGCCATGAAACACTTCCGAACCGTCTTTGAAGACGAGTTCGGACAGCACACAATATTCAGGAGCCATCCAGCACTGTACCGAAGTTTCCTGAAGGCCCTTGGCCTGGGCGATGCCGCCTGGGGGAAGATCGAACACCTTCCCGAAACCGTCGCCTATATCGAAGGTCATACGAGCTTAACGCGGGATGAAGACTTTCTCATCGGTCTGGGTGTGGTCGGACCGGGTCATGAGTTTTCGATTCCCACCATGTTTGGGTACCTAATTTCCGGCTTCAGGAATAACACCAACCTTACAGAAGAACAATTCGAGTATTTTTCCTGCCACATGGTTCAGGACATAAAACATGCCGTTATTTTCAACGAGATGATTGTCCGCCATGTTGAAACAAAAGCGGCACAAGACCAACTCAGAGAAGGGACTTTGCGTTCTCTCTCCTACCGCATGAACTTCTGGGATGGGCTAGAACGCGCCGTCTTCGGATAA
- a CDS encoding anhydro-N-acetylmuramic acid kinase, giving the protein MKVIGLMSGTSTDGVDAVLVDIQRRRSRLQIKRLAFNVYPYSKSIQKKLIDLASGHPLPVAVLCHLNATVGECFADAVIELAREADYPLSKIALVGSHGQTVQHLPVPKKEGKWWVRSTLQIGEPSIIAERTGIPTIADFRTRDMAAGGEGAPLTPYLHYLLFGGRRKSLAIVNIGGISNVTYLKAGAGMEETLAFDMGPGNMLIDSLVSLLTHNRKGIDRDGKWARRGEVHPGMLSELMRHPFIKKSPPKSTGREMFGASFVEKILKTGKKRLLGPADLLATVTAFTVSVITENIRRFILKDGPLNEVIVGGGGAYNPVLMAGLQESLSPISVLTFEAIGHESRAIEAMTFALLAYQTWHRQPTNIPSVTGASHPVLLGKIIPVIR; this is encoded by the coding sequence GTGAAAGTTATCGGGTTGATGTCGGGAACCTCTACGGACGGTGTGGATGCGGTCCTCGTGGACATACAACGGCGGAGAAGCCGCTTGCAGATTAAGCGTCTGGCCTTCAATGTTTATCCTTATTCCAAGTCGATTCAAAAAAAACTGATTGATCTGGCTTCCGGCCATCCACTCCCGGTGGCGGTCCTCTGCCATTTGAATGCGACCGTCGGGGAATGCTTTGCGGATGCGGTCATTGAACTGGCGAGGGAGGCTGATTACCCCTTGTCGAAGATCGCCTTGGTCGGCTCACATGGGCAGACCGTTCAGCATCTTCCCGTTCCGAAAAAAGAAGGAAAGTGGTGGGTTCGTTCCACTTTACAGATCGGGGAGCCATCGATTATTGCGGAGAGGACAGGCATACCGACGATTGCTGATTTCAGGACGCGTGATATGGCTGCGGGGGGAGAAGGAGCGCCGCTAACGCCCTATCTTCATTATCTTCTCTTTGGAGGCAGGCGGAAGTCGCTGGCCATTGTCAACATCGGTGGAATAAGTAATGTTACCTACCTGAAGGCCGGTGCGGGGATGGAAGAGACGCTGGCCTTTGATATGGGGCCGGGAAATATGTTGATTGACAGCCTGGTCAGCCTGCTTACCCATAACCGTAAGGGAATTGACCGGGATGGAAAATGGGCACGAAGGGGAGAGGTACATCCGGGGATGTTATCCGAGCTGATGCGGCATCCTTTTATTAAAAAAAGCCCGCCGAAGAGTACGGGACGCGAAATGTTCGGGGCTTCGTTTGTTGAAAAAATTCTTAAAACAGGAAAAAAAAGGCTGTTGGGTCCGGCGGACCTCCTTGCTACGGTTACGGCATTTACTGTCAGTGTCATCACGGAGAACATCCGGCGGTTTATCCTAAAAGACGGGCCACTCAATGAGGTGATCGTCGGCGGTGGGGGAGCCTACAACCCCGTTCTCATGGCAGGACTCCAGGAATCCCTTTCCCCGATATCGGTCCTTACATTTGAGGCCATCGGCCATGAGAGCCGAGCCATTGAAGCGATGACCTTCGCCCTCCTGGCCTACCAAACATGGCACCGTCAGCCAACCAACATTCCCTCCGTAACCGGCGCAAGCCACCCCGTCCTTCTCGGAAAGATCATCCCCGTCATTCGTTGA
- a CDS encoding 16S rRNA (uracil(1498)-N(3))-methyltransferase, whose protein sequence is MPVYFIRSEQITDKRVEIDDSLAHHLRNVLRLREGETLSLVDERPRRYLCRVTLSSSSRFVLTIEKEEGPPEENRPMIRLGIGLLKGEKMDWVVQKATELGVVRISPLVTQRVIARPRPDRAKHQQRRWEKIAREAAQQSGRWKIPSLDLPASLPDFMMETAGERLKMMFIQEASQKLAIRELIGSLSDFSLAPQATLLIGPEGGWVQSERDGGVQQGFTPLSLGPRTLRAETAALAALSVVQYEFQNLKRGEGR, encoded by the coding sequence ATGCCTGTCTATTTTATTCGGTCAGAGCAGATTACAGATAAACGCGTCGAGATCGATGATTCTTTGGCCCATCACCTTCGAAATGTTTTGCGCCTCAGAGAAGGGGAAACCCTTTCTCTGGTTGATGAGCGGCCCAGGCGTTATCTGTGCAGAGTGACCTTGTCTTCCTCCTCCCGCTTTGTCCTGACGATAGAGAAAGAAGAAGGTCCCCCTGAAGAAAATCGACCCATGATCCGTCTCGGCATCGGACTCCTGAAGGGGGAGAAGATGGATTGGGTCGTGCAGAAAGCAACCGAGCTGGGGGTTGTCCGGATTTCTCCGTTGGTGACGCAGCGTGTCATCGCCCGGCCGAGGCCGGACCGTGCGAAACATCAACAGAGGCGTTGGGAGAAGATTGCAAGAGAAGCGGCGCAACAGTCCGGTCGCTGGAAGATCCCAAGCCTGGACCTCCCCGCTTCGCTCCCGGACTTCATGATGGAGACTGCGGGGGAGCGTCTTAAGATGATGTTCATCCAGGAAGCCTCTCAAAAATTGGCCATCAGGGAGTTGATCGGATCATTGTCGGATTTTTCCCTTGCCCCTCAAGCGACTCTCTTAATCGGTCCAGAAGGGGGATGGGTACAATCAGAGCGGGATGGAGGGGTACAACAGGGTTTCACCCCCCTCTCACTCGGGCCGAGAACCTTGCGTGCTGAGACGGCGGCGCTTGCTGCGCTCTCTGTCGTCCAGTATGAATTTCAGAATTTAAAGAGGGGAGAAGGCCGCTGA
- the dnaJ gene encoding molecular chaperone DnaJ produces the protein MATKRDYYESLGVERNASDDELKKAYRKKALKFHPDRNSGNKGSEEKFKEVNEAYSVLSDPAKRKSYDQYGHEGLSGAGMGGFDFGQGGGFSDVFGDIFEEFFGGSASQGGPRAQRGNDLRYSMTITFEEAIFGKEGKIKLRRPEPCHRCKGSGAKDGALKRCATCGGAGQVRLQQGFFTLNRTCSTCRGEGRVITESCPECRGERYRANEKTISVKIPAGIETGMRLRVGGEGEIGHGGGPSGDLYVDIIVEEHPHFKREDDQILYEKPVSFIKAILGGEVEVPTIKGETRLKIPPGTQEGKVFRLKGLGFPNLRGHGIGDQLVMIKVKVPTKLTSQQRELLEEYARISEETIESDSGKLFEKVKSLFE, from the coding sequence GTGGCCACCAAGAGAGATTATTACGAAAGTCTCGGCGTCGAAAGGAACGCATCGGATGACGAGCTGAAAAAGGCATACCGAAAGAAGGCCCTTAAATTTCATCCGGACCGAAATTCCGGAAACAAGGGGTCAGAAGAAAAATTTAAGGAGGTCAACGAGGCTTATAGTGTCTTGAGCGATCCTGCGAAGCGGAAAAGTTATGATCAATATGGTCATGAGGGATTATCCGGCGCCGGGATGGGCGGTTTCGATTTTGGTCAGGGCGGGGGGTTCTCTGATGTTTTCGGAGATATCTTTGAAGAGTTTTTTGGCGGGTCCGCCAGCCAAGGGGGGCCTCGCGCACAACGTGGCAATGACCTTCGCTATAGCATGACCATTACCTTTGAAGAGGCCATCTTCGGCAAAGAAGGAAAGATCAAGCTCCGCCGTCCTGAACCCTGTCATCGATGTAAAGGAAGCGGGGCCAAAGACGGGGCTTTGAAGCGGTGTGCCACCTGCGGCGGCGCGGGTCAGGTCCGTCTTCAGCAGGGATTTTTTACCCTCAATCGGACCTGTAGCACTTGCAGGGGTGAAGGACGGGTGATCACGGAGTCCTGTCCGGAGTGCAGGGGTGAACGATACAGGGCGAATGAAAAGACGATTTCAGTCAAGATTCCGGCAGGGATCGAAACAGGGATGCGTCTTCGCGTGGGTGGAGAGGGAGAGATAGGGCATGGCGGCGGCCCTTCGGGGGATCTCTACGTCGATATTATCGTTGAGGAACATCCTCATTTCAAACGGGAAGACGATCAGATTCTATACGAGAAACCCGTCAGTTTTATTAAAGCAATTTTGGGTGGAGAGGTTGAGGTTCCGACGATTAAGGGAGAGACCCGTTTAAAAATACCACCCGGCACACAAGAGGGAAAGGTATTTCGTTTGAAGGGGCTTGGTTTTCCGAATCTTCGGGGACATGGGATTGGGGATCAGTTGGTCATGATCAAGGTCAAGGTTCCCACGAAACTCACTTCCCAGCAGAGAGAACTTCTTGAAGAGTATGCAAGAATTAGCGAAGAAACAATCGAATCCGATTCTGGAAAGCTTTTCGAAAAGGTCAAAAGTCTCTTTGAATGA
- a CDS encoding RDD family protein gives MDIVDPVSRPSDLRLPGKGAREKSEWPPMPPLRGTVIPRPAGFLRRAVAFCIDLLIIIGLYLLLFFVGIMGIRFAEDAGGVLVLSGGLAPFFIGGLFLFVGYFAFFHAYDGQTPAKMILRIRVVAMDGSRLSPFHSVLRATGYFLSGPLSFGFGFLVSIVERRKRALHDLLTYSQVVLSP, from the coding sequence ATGGATATTGTCGACCCTGTCTCCAGGCCGAGTGATCTCAGACTGCCCGGAAAAGGGGCCAGAGAAAAAAGTGAGTGGCCACCCATGCCCCCTTTACGAGGGACGGTGATCCCAAGGCCGGCGGGTTTTCTTCGCCGGGCCGTCGCCTTTTGTATTGACCTACTCATCATTATAGGACTCTATCTCCTGCTCTTCTTTGTTGGTATAATGGGAATACGCTTTGCGGAAGATGCCGGGGGAGTGCTTGTGCTTTCGGGAGGACTCGCTCCCTTCTTTATCGGAGGCTTGTTCCTCTTTGTCGGATATTTTGCCTTTTTTCATGCCTATGACGGTCAGACCCCGGCCAAGATGATTCTCCGGATCAGGGTGGTTGCGATGGATGGAAGCCGACTTTCTCCTTTTCATTCAGTACTCCGGGCCACTGGATACTTCCTCTCCGGACCTTTGTCCTTTGGTTTTGGTTTCCTGGTCTCTATTGTTGAAAGAAGAAAAAGAGCCTTGCATGACCTGTTAACTTATTCACAGGTTGTCCTTTCTCCGTGA
- a CDS encoding protochlorophyllide oxidoreductase gives MDASKNDPGDLSWSKEAESRLDNIPSFIRPMAKKEIERIAKERGETVISAALMEESKEKFLGMGY, from the coding sequence ATGGACGCGTCCAAGAATGATCCCGGCGACCTGAGCTGGTCCAAAGAGGCCGAAAGCCGTTTGGATAACATCCCTTCGTTTATCCGGCCGATGGCCAAGAAAGAGATCGAGCGGATTGCAAAGGAACGCGGGGAAACGGTCATTTCGGCCGCACTTATGGAAGAAAGCAAAGAAAAATTCCTGGGGATGGGGTATTAG